Proteins encoded in a region of the Streptomyces sp. NBC_00513 genome:
- a CDS encoding TIM-barrel domain-containing protein: protein MTLTRFSRNPRRRCAAALLAAALAVAGLAAAGPMARPAAAATSAAPDTAGDVTGISRSGNTYTVTTTSGAKARVVVARADVFRLWLAPDGTFTDDPAGSDLAPTTDFGPVDSSSADAGTYYRITTGALSIRVHKAPLRFSVLRAHDSTPLWEESRPTSWSGGRTTQYLTRGADEQFYGTGLRLGEWALRGKTVPVAVDNKWRENTNASPAPFYMSTNNYGVMRNTWAPGSYGFNQPTTLTHDENRFDAWYFAGDSLKGVLDAYTDVSGKPFLAPMWGFELGNADCFNASNPDYQGDHGRPRHQTTPDVVGYADDARAADMPSGWFLPNDGYGCGYTAPLKSTVDALKAKGFQTGLWTSTGLGSIADEVAAAGSRGVKTDVAWIGSGYKYAFDGVQQAVDGIEKNSDARRYVWTVDGWAGTQRNAVVWTGDTNGTWDDMRWHVPAITGAGLSGLNYASGDIDGIFGGSPRTYVRDLQWKAFTPAFMTMSGWGATNPRAGYQDKQPWRFAEPYLSINRKYLQLKMRLMPYLYTMSRVAHESGVPSTRAMVLEYPDDPVARGNQTSGQFMAGDSFLVAPVVSDTAVRDGIHLPAGTWTDYWTGKTYAGPGRLDGYRAPLDTLPLFVKGGAIVPMWPQMNHTGEKPVSTLTYDIHPRGASSFELYEDDGRTRAHRSGAFARQRVDVTAPTTGVGDITVKVGAPTGDYAGKPASRGYELTLHVSRAPTALTVNGSTSNRLTTKKAYDSAATGWFFDPADRSGVLWVKTGTTSGAFTVAATGAGIPPADPVPADSAPVPSSAWSLLSTDSQETAAENGAARNAFDGDPATIWHTAWSTGAPAALPHEIGIDLGARYALDSLGHLPRQDGGVNGRIGRYEVYVSDSPTGWGPPVATGTLPDTPAATSIPLSAATGRYLRVRALGEAGARGPWTSAAELTLTGRASPLPGHATPVNATPADAVSVGCLDLPHAATAPGTRSTPYPCHGGSGRRRP, encoded by the coding sequence ATGACACTGACACGCTTCAGCAGGAATCCACGGCGACGGTGCGCGGCGGCACTGCTCGCCGCCGCCCTCGCCGTCGCGGGACTGGCCGCGGCCGGACCGATGGCCCGCCCCGCCGCCGCGGCGACCTCGGCGGCCCCCGACACCGCGGGCGACGTCACCGGCATCAGCCGCTCCGGGAACACCTACACCGTGACGACGACCAGCGGGGCCAAGGCACGCGTGGTCGTCGCCCGCGCCGACGTCTTCCGGCTCTGGCTCGCCCCGGACGGGACCTTCACCGACGACCCGGCCGGCTCGGACCTCGCGCCCACCACCGACTTCGGCCCCGTCGACTCCTCCTCCGCGGACGCCGGCACGTACTACCGGATCACCACCGGAGCCCTCTCCATCCGGGTCCACAAGGCGCCCCTGCGGTTCTCCGTCCTGCGAGCCCACGACTCCACGCCGCTCTGGGAGGAGAGCCGCCCGACCTCCTGGTCCGGCGGCCGGACCACCCAGTACCTGACCCGCGGAGCCGACGAACAGTTCTACGGAACGGGCCTGCGGCTGGGGGAGTGGGCACTGCGCGGCAAGACCGTGCCCGTCGCCGTCGACAACAAGTGGCGCGAGAACACCAACGCCAGCCCGGCCCCCTTCTACATGTCCACCAACAACTACGGGGTCATGCGCAACACATGGGCCCCGGGATCCTACGGCTTCAACCAACCCACCACCCTCACCCACGACGAGAACCGCTTCGACGCCTGGTACTTCGCGGGTGATTCCCTCAAGGGCGTCCTCGATGCCTACACCGACGTCAGCGGAAAGCCCTTCCTGGCGCCGATGTGGGGCTTCGAACTCGGCAACGCCGACTGCTTCAACGCCTCCAACCCCGACTACCAGGGCGACCACGGCCGTCCCCGACACCAGACCACCCCCGACGTCGTCGGGTACGCCGACGACGCCCGAGCCGCCGACATGCCCTCGGGCTGGTTCCTGCCCAACGACGGGTACGGCTGCGGCTACACCGCGCCCCTGAAGTCCACCGTGGACGCCCTCAAGGCCAAGGGGTTCCAGACGGGCCTGTGGACCTCCACCGGTCTCGGTTCCATCGCCGACGAGGTCGCCGCGGCCGGCAGCCGGGGCGTGAAGACCGACGTGGCGTGGATCGGCAGCGGCTACAAGTACGCCTTCGACGGTGTCCAACAGGCGGTGGACGGCATCGAGAAGAACTCCGACGCCCGCCGGTACGTCTGGACCGTCGACGGCTGGGCGGGTACCCAGCGCAACGCCGTCGTGTGGACCGGGGACACCAACGGCACCTGGGACGACATGCGGTGGCACGTCCCCGCCATCACCGGCGCCGGCCTGTCCGGCCTCAACTACGCCTCCGGGGACATCGACGGCATCTTCGGCGGCAGCCCCCGAACCTACGTCCGGGACCTCCAGTGGAAGGCCTTCACCCCCGCCTTCATGACCATGTCGGGGTGGGGCGCCACCAACCCCCGGGCCGGCTACCAGGACAAGCAGCCCTGGCGGTTCGCCGAGCCCTACCTGTCCATCAACCGGAAGTACCTCCAGCTCAAGATGCGGCTGATGCCCTACCTGTACACGATGAGCCGTGTCGCCCACGAGAGCGGCGTCCCCAGCACCCGCGCCATGGTCCTGGAGTACCCCGACGACCCGGTGGCCCGGGGCAACCAGACCAGCGGACAGTTCATGGCGGGCGACTCCTTCCTCGTGGCGCCCGTCGTCTCCGACACCGCCGTCCGCGACGGCATCCACCTGCCCGCCGGCACCTGGACCGACTACTGGACCGGCAAGACCTACGCGGGCCCCGGCCGGCTCGACGGCTACCGGGCCCCGCTCGACACCCTCCCGCTGTTCGTCAAGGGCGGCGCGATCGTGCCGATGTGGCCGCAGATGAACCACACGGGCGAGAAGCCCGTCTCCACCCTCACCTACGACATCCACCCCCGCGGCGCCTCCTCCTTCGAGCTGTACGAGGACGACGGCCGCACCCGCGCCCACCGGTCCGGGGCCTTCGCCCGCCAGCGGGTGGACGTCACCGCGCCCACCACCGGCGTCGGCGACATCACCGTCAAGGTCGGCGCCCCCACCGGCGACTACGCGGGCAAGCCGGCCTCGCGCGGATACGAACTCACCCTGCACGTGTCCCGCGCCCCCACCGCCCTCACCGTGAACGGCTCCACCTCGAACCGACTCACCACCAAGAAGGCCTACGACTCCGCCGCCACCGGCTGGTTCTTCGACCCGGCCGACCGGTCCGGCGTCCTGTGGGTCAAGACCGGCACCACGTCCGGCGCCTTCACCGTCGCGGCCACCGGCGCCGGCATCCCGCCGGCCGACCCCGTCCCCGCCGACTCCGCCCCCGTCCCCTCGTCGGCCTGGAGCCTGCTCTCCACCGACAGCCAGGAGACCGCGGCCGAGAACGGCGCCGCCCGCAACGCCTTCGACGGCGACCCGGCGACGATCTGGCACACCGCCTGGTCCACCGGCGCCCCGGCCGCGCTCCCGCACGAGATCGGCATCGACCTCGGCGCCCGCTACGCGCTGGACTCCCTCGGCCACCTGCCCCGGCAGGACGGCGGAGTCAACGGCCGGATCGGCCGCTACGAGGTGTACGTGTCCGACAGCCCCACCGGCTGGGGCCCACCGGTCGCCACCGGCACCCTCCCCGACACCCCGGCAGCCACGTCGATCCCGCTGTCCGCCGCGACCGGCCGCTACCTCAGGGTGAGGGCCCTCGGCGAGGCAGGCGCCCGGGGCCCCTGGACCAGCGCCGCCGAACTCACCCTCACCGGCCGCGCGTCGCCGCTCCCGGGCCATGCGACCCCCGTCAACGCGACCCCCGCCGACGCGGTCTCCGTGGGCTGTCTCGACCTGCCGCACGCCGCCACCGCACCGGGCACCCGATCGACTCCGTACCCCTGCCACGGCGGATCCGGCCGGCGCCGGCCCTGA
- a CDS encoding DUF6817 domain-containing protein — MSVPTDGRDPRAAHALARLRELGAAELEHPGGTLLAHLVRVRDRLAGWGARPELRRAGLCHAFYGTDGFPSGLLPVERRTELAAVIGPGAEELVYFYASCDRGVSHPTLADVSGPWRDRFTGRVYCPDIRSRRDFAELSAANEIDLADHDPAFRAAHGAALRGLFERWAPLLSEPARRDWDALA; from the coding sequence ATGTCCGTACCGACCGATGGCCGCGACCCGCGTGCGGCGCACGCCCTCGCCCGACTGCGGGAGCTGGGGGCGGCGGAGCTCGAACATCCCGGTGGCACCCTGCTCGCGCACCTCGTGCGCGTGCGGGACCGGCTCGCGGGGTGGGGCGCTCGGCCCGAACTCCGGCGGGCGGGCCTGTGCCACGCCTTCTACGGCACGGACGGCTTCCCGTCGGGCCTGCTCCCGGTCGAGCGGCGGACCGAACTGGCCGCGGTGATCGGACCCGGGGCCGAGGAACTCGTGTACTTCTACGCGAGCTGTGACCGTGGGGTCTCCCACCCGACGCTCGCGGACGTGTCCGGCCCCTGGCGGGACCGGTTCACCGGGCGGGTGTACTGCCCCGACATCCGGTCCAGGCGGGACTTCGCCGAGCTGAGCGCCGCGAACGAAATCGACCTGGCCGACCACGACCCGGCCTTCCGCGCCGCGCACGGCGCGGCCCTGCGCGGCCTGTTCGAGCGCTGGGCACCGCTGCTCAGCGAGCCGGCCCGCCGCGACTGGGATGCGCTCGCGTAG
- a CDS encoding LysR family transcriptional regulator: protein MTLDDLRVLVAVCRAGSLSAVARDLGRTQSAVSQHIRRLEKETGTALVERHARGVVPTEAGRILWAAAAEGMAGLDGALRRLDDLVHATGGSVRVTTGATTVRHFMAEAIVAFRHRHPEVSLEFRTENSSRGCFDALAADDLDLAWITIGAPVRGVEQRTVMELPWVLAVAADGSLAARSHIEPADLAGIRHIRLPENSTSRAHLDAALAAAGVRIDRSDTSVADWDTALLLAELGLGHAVVPALPGWSVPGAEGPLRLVPVPALPALPVGWAVRRWSTLAPPARIFAEEVARSRTGRRAGRSG, encoded by the coding sequence GTGACCCTTGACGACCTTCGTGTCCTCGTCGCCGTCTGCCGGGCGGGAAGCCTCAGCGCCGTCGCACGCGACCTCGGCCGCACCCAGTCGGCCGTCAGCCAGCACATACGCCGGCTGGAGAAGGAGACCGGCACGGCCCTGGTGGAACGCCACGCCCGCGGAGTGGTGCCCACCGAGGCCGGACGCATCCTGTGGGCCGCCGCGGCCGAGGGGATGGCCGGCCTCGACGGGGCCCTGCGCCGGCTCGACGACCTCGTCCACGCCACCGGCGGTTCCGTCCGTGTCACCACCGGCGCGACGACCGTCCGGCACTTCATGGCCGAGGCGATCGTCGCCTTCCGCCACCGCCATCCCGAAGTCAGCCTGGAGTTCCGGACGGAGAACTCCAGCCGCGGTTGCTTCGACGCCCTCGCCGCCGACGACCTCGACCTCGCCTGGATCACCATCGGCGCCCCGGTCCGCGGCGTCGAACAGCGCACGGTGATGGAGCTGCCCTGGGTCCTCGCCGTCGCCGCCGACGGCTCCCTCGCCGCCCGATCCCACATCGAGCCCGCGGACCTTGCCGGGATCCGCCACATCCGGCTCCCGGAGAACTCCACGTCCCGCGCCCACCTCGACGCCGCCCTGGCCGCCGCCGGAGTACGGATCGACCGCTCCGACACCAGCGTCGCCGACTGGGACACCGCCCTCCTGCTCGCCGAACTCGGCCTCGGCCACGCCGTCGTACCCGCCCTGCCCGGCTGGTCCGTCCCCGGCGCCGAAGGGCCGCTGCGCCTGGTTCCGGTGCCCGCCCTGCCGGCCCTGCCCGTCGGCTGGGCCGTCCGACGCTGGAGCACCCTGGCCCCGCCCGCCCGGATCTTCGCCGAGGAGGTCGCCCGAAGCCGCACCGGGCGTCGGGCCGGCCGAAGTGGCTGA
- a CDS encoding putative immunity protein: MPTESDTIELGEDELREITGYAAACARRALPIFEQDPSADPRPREAIDAADEFAAGGRRTTALRQSAWAAYKAAGEAGSPAAADAARAASHAAAAAFLHPKASAHQVKHILGAAAHAARAEELESGEDGRVTGGTLEWARHHAPAAVGAVLGRLPAAPSGGGRVGEHIRALDAVLRT, from the coding sequence ATGCCAACCGAGTCGGACACGATCGAACTGGGCGAAGACGAACTTCGTGAGATCACGGGCTACGCGGCGGCGTGTGCCCGCAGGGCGCTGCCGATCTTCGAACAGGACCCTTCCGCCGACCCTCGTCCCCGCGAAGCCATCGACGCGGCGGACGAGTTCGCCGCGGGCGGCCGGCGCACGACCGCCCTGCGGCAGAGCGCATGGGCGGCCTACAAGGCGGCGGGCGAGGCCGGTTCACCCGCGGCGGCGGACGCGGCGCGGGCGGCGAGTCACGCCGCTGCCGCCGCTTTCCTCCACCCCAAGGCGAGCGCCCACCAGGTGAAGCACATCCTCGGCGCGGCGGCCCACGCGGCGCGGGCGGAGGAGCTGGAGAGCGGGGAGGACGGACGGGTCACCGGGGGCACCCTCGAATGGGCGCGCCACCACGCACCGGCGGCCGTCGGCGCGGTACTCGGCCGGCTGCCCGCCGCACCTTCCGGAGGGGGACGCGTGGGAGAACACATCCGCGCTCTCGACGCAGTGCTGCGCACCTGA
- a CDS encoding helix-turn-helix transcriptional regulator produces MDEQALIGSRVHRLRTERGLTQRQLAEPAYTPAYISTLESGRVRPSEAALRHLAERLGTSYEELATGRPPHLATELRLALTDAQRALATGAADEAAAHYRRLLADAELLDLTPERAEALLGLGDCALESGELSCATEHFEAAERLLAAEPLPRRARPIRGRAVAHLLAGELRYACYLLESTIDELNAGGLGDPEALVLLYAAAIGPYIDMGAHARAARAAELALALAPHVQDPALVAGMHRQVARTFLAEGRVADADASLAKAQAVYRQLRMRTDLAHCHWMRGYVQAQNGELNAAEVELRTAREMLSAKRAALYTAQVEVELADVLRRLGRHDEAAGLLSAVLELGDSHGAVHAGGAHRLLGLIAEERGEIESAEEHYVQALALLERSGATGDLADLCRLLGDLLRRTGRIEAALDAYRTGLGHRASPGTTTLGPAPTGLTSAPPRAG; encoded by the coding sequence ATGGACGAACAGGCCTTGATCGGCAGCCGGGTTCATCGGCTGCGTACCGAACGCGGTCTGACCCAGCGACAGTTGGCCGAGCCCGCGTACACCCCGGCCTACATCTCCACCCTGGAGTCGGGCCGGGTCCGCCCCTCCGAGGCCGCACTGCGCCACCTCGCGGAGCGGCTCGGCACCTCCTACGAGGAACTGGCGACGGGCCGCCCGCCACACCTGGCGACGGAACTGCGGCTGGCCCTGACCGACGCCCAGCGGGCATTGGCCACGGGCGCCGCGGACGAGGCCGCCGCCCATTACCGGCGCCTGCTCGCCGACGCGGAGCTCCTCGACCTCACGCCCGAGCGGGCCGAGGCCCTGCTCGGTCTCGGCGACTGCGCCCTGGAATCCGGTGAACTGTCCTGCGCGACCGAACATTTCGAGGCGGCCGAGCGGCTCCTCGCGGCCGAGCCGCTGCCCCGTCGCGCCCGGCCGATCCGCGGCCGGGCCGTCGCACACCTGCTGGCCGGTGAACTGCGGTACGCCTGCTACCTGCTGGAATCGACGATCGACGAGCTGAACGCCGGCGGGTTGGGTGACCCCGAGGCGCTGGTGTTGCTGTACGCGGCGGCGATCGGTCCGTACATCGACATGGGCGCCCACGCGCGGGCCGCCCGTGCCGCCGAACTCGCCCTGGCGCTGGCCCCGCACGTGCAGGACCCGGCTCTGGTCGCGGGCATGCATCGACAGGTCGCCCGCACGTTCCTCGCCGAGGGACGGGTGGCCGACGCCGACGCGTCACTGGCCAAGGCCCAGGCGGTCTACCGGCAGTTGCGGATGCGCACCGACCTGGCGCACTGCCACTGGATGCGCGGCTACGTCCAGGCCCAGAACGGCGAACTGAACGCGGCCGAGGTCGAGTTGCGCACCGCCCGGGAGATGCTCTCGGCCAAGCGTGCCGCCCTGTACACCGCCCAGGTCGAGGTCGAGCTGGCCGATGTGCTGCGCCGGCTCGGCCGTCACGACGAGGCCGCCGGGCTGCTCTCGGCCGTGCTGGAGCTGGGCGACAGTCACGGCGCGGTCCACGCGGGCGGCGCGCACCGGCTGCTCGGGCTCATCGCGGAGGAGCGCGGGGAGATAGAGTCCGCGGAGGAGCACTACGTGCAGGCGCTGGCCCTGTTGGAACGCAGCGGGGCGACCGGGGACCTCGCCGACCTGTGCCGACTGCTCGGCGACCTGTTGCGCCGTACGGGCCGGATCGAGGCCGCCCTCGACGCGTACCGGACGGGCCTGGGCCACCGCGCCTCCCCGGGCACCACCACGCTGGGTCCCGCGCCGACGGGCCTGACCTCCGCTCCCCCGCGGGCCGGGTGA
- a CDS encoding M64 family metallopeptidase has product MNSTVRLVVAAAGATAVLFAAVPAGAAAAPTPAPVSIAAGTGVEIEIPGPEESRIAGSGHVRVPVAGRAKAAPRLSAAEREADGEVTALVDNGPTADRLDVVVVGDGYTTAELDRFHEDARRKWDEIAAVEPYATYRSLFNVWTVDAVSRESGVSGDPDPATVRDTALGSYFWCEDIERLLCVDQPKVDTYVAKAPAADLVIVLGNSSKYGGAGYNEPSPTLGYEGISTASAGNAKSGQVAIHETGHSLGKLADEYFYPGSPDYEKYTGPEPSDSNTSTLSADRMARTRAKWYRWLGEESPDGGKVGAYEGGGYYVTGLNRPTDNSLMRVLDKPFNLPGVEAMIAGFHRHANTVTPLTPTDRTLRSRDKARAAVPRLAAPDGRQLVVRWYLDGRELKRFAGRTEVRVSDLFLFGTRTRTLSVRVEDRTPSVRDPKIARTLRTTVDWHVRR; this is encoded by the coding sequence TTGAACTCAACCGTTCGGTTGGTCGTCGCCGCGGCCGGGGCGACCGCGGTGCTGTTCGCCGCGGTACCCGCCGGAGCCGCCGCCGCACCGACACCCGCTCCGGTGTCCATCGCCGCGGGCACCGGCGTGGAGATCGAGATACCCGGCCCGGAAGAGAGCCGGATCGCGGGGTCGGGCCACGTACGGGTACCGGTCGCCGGGCGAGCGAAGGCCGCGCCCCGGCTCTCCGCCGCCGAACGGGAAGCCGACGGCGAGGTCACCGCACTCGTCGACAACGGCCCCACGGCCGACCGTCTCGACGTGGTCGTCGTCGGCGACGGCTACACCACCGCCGAACTCGACCGGTTCCACGAGGACGCCCGCCGCAAATGGGACGAGATCGCGGCCGTCGAGCCCTACGCGACGTACCGCTCCCTCTTCAACGTCTGGACCGTCGACGCCGTGTCCCGCGAGTCCGGGGTGTCGGGCGACCCCGACCCGGCCACCGTCCGCGACACCGCGCTCGGGTCCTACTTCTGGTGCGAGGACATCGAACGGCTGCTCTGCGTCGACCAGCCCAAGGTGGACACCTACGTGGCGAAGGCTCCCGCCGCCGACCTGGTGATCGTCCTCGGCAACAGCTCCAAGTACGGCGGGGCGGGCTACAACGAACCCAGCCCCACTCTCGGCTACGAGGGCATATCCACCGCCTCGGCCGGAAACGCCAAGTCCGGCCAGGTCGCCATCCACGAGACCGGGCACTCCCTCGGCAAGCTCGCCGACGAGTACTTCTACCCGGGCTCCCCGGACTACGAGAAGTACACCGGCCCCGAGCCCTCGGACTCCAACACCTCCACGCTGAGCGCCGACCGGATGGCCCGGACCCGCGCCAAGTGGTACCGATGGCTCGGTGAGGAGTCTCCCGACGGCGGCAAGGTCGGGGCGTACGAGGGCGGCGGCTACTACGTCACCGGGCTGAACCGACCCACCGACAACTCGCTCATGCGGGTCCTGGACAAACCCTTCAACCTCCCCGGCGTCGAGGCGATGATCGCCGGCTTCCACCGCCACGCGAACACCGTCACCCCGCTCACCCCCACCGACCGCACCCTCCGGTCGCGCGACAAGGCGAGGGCGGCGGTGCCCCGGCTGGCGGCGCCGGACGGACGGCAGCTCGTGGTGCGTTGGTACCTGGACGGGCGCGAGCTGAAGCGGTTCGCCGGCCGGACCGAGGTGCGCGTCTCGGACCTGTTCCTCTTCGGCACGCGGACCCGGACCCTGTCCGTCAGGGTCGAGGACCGCACCCCCTCGGTCCGCGACCCGAAGATCGCCCGCACCCTGCGCACCACGGTCGACTGGCACGTCCGCCGCTGA
- a CDS encoding serine hydrolase has protein sequence MADLRDILEPHVSSGSLPGAVALVARGDRVEVAAVGAAEAGGNTPMARDSIFRVASLTKPVTAAAVMLLVEDGRLGLTSAVREWLPELSAPVVVRTPSSAVDDVVPAARPITVEDLLAFRAGYGFPSDFTLPALAPLFGELRQGPPQPQRVAEPDAWMKTLSRIPLLHQPGEAWLYNTCSDILGVLIARASGRSLPEFLAERIFAPLGMTDTGFAVPPADLGRFTGYYRADPGTGGLTPVDAPEGQWSRMPAFPSGAGGLVSTADDLYAFGRMLLADGAAPDGSRLLSPASVREMTTDRLTPEQRAAGALFLEGQGWGFGGSVDVAPVDPWNVPGRYGWVGGTGTAAHVVPATGAVSVLLTQLELTGPTPPPLMRAFWTYASGDRG, from the coding sequence ATGGCCGACCTGAGGGACATCCTGGAACCTCATGTGAGCAGCGGTTCCCTGCCCGGGGCGGTGGCCCTGGTGGCCCGTGGCGACCGGGTGGAGGTGGCGGCCGTCGGCGCCGCCGAGGCGGGCGGGAACACCCCGATGGCCAGGGACTCGATCTTCCGCGTCGCCTCGCTGACCAAGCCGGTGACGGCCGCCGCGGTGATGCTGCTGGTCGAGGACGGGCGGCTCGGGCTCACCTCAGCGGTCCGGGAGTGGCTGCCCGAGCTGTCCGCGCCCGTGGTCGTCCGCACTCCGTCGAGCGCGGTGGACGACGTGGTGCCGGCGGCCCGGCCGATCACGGTCGAGGACCTTCTCGCCTTCCGGGCCGGGTACGGGTTCCCGTCGGACTTCACGCTCCCCGCCCTCGCCCCGCTCTTCGGCGAACTGCGGCAGGGGCCGCCCCAACCACAACGGGTCGCCGAGCCGGACGCCTGGATGAAGACCCTCTCCCGGATCCCGCTGCTGCACCAGCCGGGTGAGGCCTGGCTGTACAACACCTGCTCGGACATCCTCGGCGTGCTGATCGCCCGGGCCTCGGGGCGGTCGCTGCCGGAGTTCCTCGCCGAGCGGATCTTCGCGCCGCTGGGCATGACCGACACCGGTTTCGCGGTCCCCCCGGCGGACCTCGGGCGGTTCACCGGCTACTACCGGGCGGATCCCGGGACGGGCGGGCTCACCCCGGTGGACGCGCCCGAGGGGCAATGGAGTCGGATGCCCGCCTTCCCTTCGGGCGCCGGCGGGCTGGTCTCCACGGCGGACGACCTGTACGCCTTCGGCCGGATGCTGCTCGCGGACGGCGCGGCCCCCGACGGGAGCCGTCTGCTGTCCCCCGCGTCGGTGCGGGAGATGACCACGGATCGACTGACCCCCGAACAGCGCGCGGCGGGCGCGCTGTTCCTGGAGGGCCAGGGCTGGGGGTTCGGCGGTTCCGTCGATGTCGCCCCGGTCGATCCGTGGAACGTACCGGGGCGCTACGGCTGGGTGGGCGGCACCGGAACCGCCGCGCACGTCGTGCCCGCGACCGGCGCCGTGTCCGTACTGCTGACCCAGCTCGAACTGACCGGACCGACCCCGCCCCCGCTGATGCGCGCGTTCTGGACGTACGCGAGCGGGGACCGGGGCTGA
- a CDS encoding DUF664 domain-containing protein, translating to MKATDVLVDGFGRVREVVHEVVDGLSADELNARVDPAANSVAWLVWHLTRVQDDHVADAAGGEPVWHTGGWADRFALPLPADATGYGQSPSQVGKVRVESGEVLSGYHDAVHERTLKFVRSLAAADLDRVVDEGWNPPVTLAVRLVSVLSDDLQHAGQAAFVRGLLDRRG from the coding sequence GTGAAGGCGACCGACGTCCTCGTCGACGGGTTCGGGCGCGTCCGGGAGGTGGTCCACGAGGTGGTGGACGGGCTCTCGGCCGATGAGCTGAACGCGCGGGTGGACCCGGCCGCGAACTCCGTCGCGTGGTTGGTCTGGCACCTGACCCGGGTGCAGGACGACCACGTGGCGGACGCGGCGGGCGGGGAACCGGTGTGGCACACGGGCGGCTGGGCGGATCGGTTCGCCCTGCCGCTGCCCGCCGACGCCACCGGCTACGGGCAGAGTCCGAGCCAGGTCGGCAAGGTCCGTGTCGAGTCGGGCGAGGTCCTGTCGGGGTACCACGACGCGGTGCACGAACGGACCCTGAAGTTCGTGCGCTCCCTCGCGGCAGCCGATCTGGACCGGGTCGTCGACGAGGGCTGGAACCCGCCGGTCACCCTGGCGGTGCGGCTCGTCAGCGTGCTCTCCGACGATCTCCAGCACGCCGGCCAGGCCGCGTTCGTCCGCGGTCTGCTGGACCGGCGCGGGTAG
- a CDS encoding DUF6381 family protein, producing MSVAGESGRSRQLRDKAQEMKAAAEKSTDPQERTRLQDKARRLQEQSEMEGRMMDDPGMDLR from the coding sequence ATGAGCGTTGCAGGCGAGTCCGGCCGGTCCCGGCAGTTGCGGGACAAGGCCCAGGAGATGAAGGCGGCGGCCGAGAAGTCGACCGACCCCCAGGAGCGCACGCGCCTCCAGGACAAGGCGCGTCGGCTCCAGGAGCAGAGCGAGATGGAGGGTCGCATGATGGACGACCCGGGCATGGACCTCCGCTAG
- a CDS encoding NAD(P)/FAD-dependent oxidoreductase: protein MIDLLVAGGGPAGLATAIHGALAGLEVVVLEPRPTPIDKACGEGLMPTAVRRLEELGVPVAGRPFRGIRYVDGVSGLRAEGLFRAGPGRGARRTDLQAALAERAAALGVRVLPRRVAEVRQDEHRVSAAGLTARYLVAADGLHSPVRRGLGLSAPVVPGRPVRYGLRRHYAVEPWSDLVEVHWSARSEAYVTPLGPDRVGVAVLTSEQAPFDVQLARFPVLSARLPRAPEAPVRGAGPLRQGAVTRVAGRVLFVGDAAGYVDALTGEGLTLAVTAAGELVRCVSAGRPQEYERAWRELSRSYRALTGSLVWARARPGLARRIVPLAARLPGVFARGVNLLA, encoded by the coding sequence GTGATCGACCTGCTCGTGGCGGGCGGCGGTCCGGCCGGGCTGGCGACGGCCATCCACGGGGCCCTGGCCGGGCTGGAGGTGGTGGTGCTGGAGCCCCGGCCCACACCGATCGACAAGGCCTGCGGGGAGGGGCTGATGCCCACCGCCGTGCGGCGGCTGGAGGAGCTGGGCGTACCGGTGGCGGGCCGCCCGTTCCGGGGGATCCGGTACGTGGACGGCGTCAGCGGGCTCCGTGCGGAGGGGCTGTTCCGCGCCGGCCCCGGGCGCGGGGCCCGGCGTACCGACCTCCAGGCGGCCCTCGCCGAACGGGCCGCCGCCCTGGGCGTGCGGGTGCTCCCCCGGCGGGTGGCCGAGGTGCGTCAGGACGAACACCGGGTCAGCGCGGCGGGGCTGACCGCCCGCTACCTGGTGGCCGCCGACGGACTGCACTCGCCCGTCCGGCGCGGGCTGGGCCTGTCCGCGCCGGTCGTGCCCGGTCGGCCGGTCCGGTACGGGCTGCGGCGCCACTACGCGGTGGAGCCGTGGAGCGACCTGGTGGAGGTGCACTGGTCGGCCCGGTCCGAGGCGTACGTGACCCCGCTGGGGCCCGACCGGGTGGGGGTGGCGGTACTGACCTCGGAGCAGGCGCCGTTCGACGTCCAGCTGGCGCGGTTCCCGGTCCTGTCGGCGCGGTTGCCGCGGGCGCCCGAGGCTCCGGTCCGGGGGGCGGGGCCGTTGCGGCAGGGCGCCGTCACCCGGGTCGCGGGGCGGGTGCTCTTCGTCGGGGACGCCGCCGGGTACGTGGACGCGCTCACCGGGGAGGGGCTCACGCTGGCGGTGACGGCGGCGGGGGAACTCGTACGGTGCGTGTCCGCCGGCCGGCCGCAGGAGTACGAGCGGGCCTGGCGGGAGCTGTCGCGGAGCTATCGCGCGCTGACCGGGTCCCTGGTGTGGGCCCGGGCGCGGCCGGGGCTGGCCCGGCGGATCGTGCCCCTGGCCGCCCGCCTGCCCGGGGTGTTCGCCCGCGGGGTGAACCTGCTCGCGTAG